From Capra hircus breed San Clemente chromosome 1, ASM170441v1, whole genome shotgun sequence:
TGCAGTTTTGTAATCAACCGCGAATGATGAAACCTTCTATAGCTGAGATGCTTCACAGAGGAAGGATGTTGTGGATAATTCTTCTAAGCACaattgctttaggatggactacccCGATTCCCCTGATAGAGGACTCAGAGGAAATAGATGAGCCCTGTTTTGATCCATGCTACTGTGAAGttaaagaaagcctttttcataTACATTGTGACAGCAAAGGATTTACAAATATTAGTCAGATTACTGAGTTCTGGTCAAGACCTTTTAAACTGTATCTGCAGAGAAATTCAATGAGGAAATTGTACACCAACAGTTTTCTTCATTTGAATAATGCTGTGTCCATTAACCTTGGGAACAATGCATTGCAGGACATTCAAACAGGAGCTTTCAATGGTCTTAAGATTTTAAAGAGATTATATCTTCACGAGAACAAACTAGACGTCTTCAGAAATGACACCTTCCTTGGCTTGGAAAGTCTGGAATATCTTCAGGCAGACTACAATGTAATTAAACGTATTGAGAGTGGGGCATTTCGGAATCTAAGTAAATTGAGAGTTCTGATTTTAAATGATAATCTCATTCCCATGCTTCCAACAAATTTATTTAAGGCTGTCTCCTTAACCCACTTGGACCTGCGTGGAAACAGGTTAAAAGTTCTTTTTTACCGAGGAATGCTAGACCACATTGGCAGAAGCCTGATGGAGCTCCAGCTGGAAGAAAATCCCTGGAACTGTACATGTGAAATTGTGCAACTGAAGAGTTGGCTGGAACGCATTCCTTACACTGCCCTGGTGGGAGATATCACCTGTGAGACTCCTTTCCATTTTCATGGAAAGGACCTGCGAGAAATCAGGAAAACAGAACTCTGTCCCTTGTTGTCTGACTCTGAGATGGAGGCTAGTTTGGGGATTCCCCACTTGTCATCAAACAAGGAGAATGCATGGCCAACTAAGCCTTCCTCGATGCTGTCCTCTGTCCATTTTACTGCTTCTTCTGTTGAATACAAGTCTTCAAATAAACAGCCCAAACCCACCAAACAGCCTCGAACACCAAGGCCACCGTCCACATCTCAAGCTTTATACCCTGGTCCAAACCAACCTCCCATTGCTCCTTATCAGACCAGACCACCCATTCCCATTATATGCCCTACTGGGTGTACCTGTAATTTGCATATCAATGACCTTGGTTTGACTGTCAACTGCAAAGAGCGAGGATTTAATAACATTTCTGAACTTCTTCCAAGGCCTCTGAATGCCAAGAAATTGTACCTGAGTAGCAATCTGATTCAGAAAATATACCGTTCTGATTTTTGGAATTTCTCTTCCTTGGATCTCTTACATCTGGGGAACAATCGTATTTCTTATGTCCAGGATGGGGCCTTCATCAACCTGCCtaacctaaagagcctctttctcAATGGCAATGATATCGAGAAGCTGACTCCAGGCATGTTTCGAGGCCTACAGAGTTTGCACTACTTGTACTTTGAGTTCAACGTCATCCGGGAAATCCAGCCTGCAGCCTTCAGCCTCATGCCCAACTTGAAGCTGCTATTCCTCAACAATAACTTGCTGAGGACCCTGCCAACAGATGCCTTTGCAGGCACATCCCTGGCTCGGCTCAACTTGAGAAAGAACTACTTCCTCTATCTTCCTGTGGCTGGTGTCCTAGAACACTTGAATGCCATTGTCCAGATAGACCTCAATGAGAATCCTTGGGACTGTACCTGTGACCTGGTTCCCTTCAAACAGTGGATCGAAACCATCAGCTCAGTCAGTGTGGTGGGTGATGTCCTATGCAGGAGCCCTGAGAACCTCACCCACCGTGACGTGCGCACGATTGAACTGGAAGTTCTCTGCCCAGAGATGCTACACATTGCACCAGCTGGAGCATCCCCAGCTCAGCCTGGAGATGCTCACCTTGCTGGAGGGCCAACGAGTGCATCACCTTATGAGTTCTCTCCCCCTGGGGGCCCTGTGCCCCTTTCTGTGTTGATTCTCAGCCTGCTGGTTCTGTTTTTTTCagcagtctttgttgctgcaggccTCTTTGCCTATGTCC
This genomic window contains:
- the SLITRK3 gene encoding SLIT and NTRK-like protein 3, producing MMKPSIAEMLHRGRMLWIILLSTIALGWTTPIPLIEDSEEIDEPCFDPCYCEVKESLFHIHCDSKGFTNISQITEFWSRPFKLYLQRNSMRKLYTNSFLHLNNAVSINLGNNALQDIQTGAFNGLKILKRLYLHENKLDVFRNDTFLGLESLEYLQADYNVIKRIESGAFRNLSKLRVLILNDNLIPMLPTNLFKAVSLTHLDLRGNRLKVLFYRGMLDHIGRSLMELQLEENPWNCTCEIVQLKSWLERIPYTALVGDITCETPFHFHGKDLREIRKTELCPLLSDSEMEASLGIPHLSSNKENAWPTKPSSMLSSVHFTASSVEYKSSNKQPKPTKQPRTPRPPSTSQALYPGPNQPPIAPYQTRPPIPIICPTGCTCNLHINDLGLTVNCKERGFNNISELLPRPLNAKKLYLSSNLIQKIYRSDFWNFSSLDLLHLGNNRISYVQDGAFINLPNLKSLFLNGNDIEKLTPGMFRGLQSLHYLYFEFNVIREIQPAAFSLMPNLKLLFLNNNLLRTLPTDAFAGTSLARLNLRKNYFLYLPVAGVLEHLNAIVQIDLNENPWDCTCDLVPFKQWIETISSVSVVGDVLCRSPENLTHRDVRTIELEVLCPEMLHIAPAGASPAQPGDAHLAGGPTSASPYEFSPPGGPVPLSVLILSLLVLFFSAVFVAAGLFAYVLRRRRKKLPFRSKRQEGVDLTGIQMQCHRLFEDGGGGGGGNGGGGRPTISSPEKAPPVGHVYEYIPHPVTQMCNNPIYKPREEEEVVVSSGPEAGGAERGAPVIQPPGMGEVLLGSEQFAETPKENHSNYRTLLEKEKEWALAVSSSQLNTIVTMNHHHPHPHHSAVGGVSGVVSGTGGDLVGFRHHEKNGGVVLFPPGGGCGGSSMLLDRERPQPAPCTVGFVDCLYGTVPKLKELHVHPPGMQYPDLQQDARLKETLLFSAGKGFTDHQTQKSDYLELRAKLQTKPDYLEVLEKTTYRF